In bacterium, one genomic interval encodes:
- the buk gene encoding butyrate kinase — protein sequence MSMLMLIINPGSTSTKAALFDGDKKIAEDNVRHDPKELAKFANVAEQYDLRMGEIDHWIAGLDFKAGELKAVVGRGAPVKPLEGGSYEISDQMIDDLKTMKYSNHASNLGAIIARCLAKRFSVPSLIADPITTDNFTEIARISGVPEIPRKCRAHALNIKEVCRREAAKLGKKLEDVNYVACHMGGGITVASLQGAKLIDVNDALLGMGPFSPDRSGALPIGGLVKLCYSGKFTEQEMIDKLSKKSGLVAYIGVADLIETEKMIDAGDQRALLHFNAMAYQIAKEIGSAATVLCGKYEAIVLTGGMAHSKRLIDEISKHVAFLGKVIAVPGEFEMEALAAAGVRYLTGQEKLKTY from the coding sequence ATGTCGATGCTGATGCTGATCATCAATCCGGGGTCGACCTCGACCAAAGCGGCGCTGTTCGACGGTGACAAAAAGATCGCCGAGGACAATGTCCGCCATGACCCCAAAGAGCTGGCGAAATTCGCGAATGTCGCCGAGCAGTATGACCTTCGGATGGGGGAGATCGATCATTGGATCGCCGGGCTGGATTTCAAGGCGGGAGAACTTAAGGCGGTGGTCGGCAGAGGGGCGCCGGTCAAACCGCTCGAAGGGGGGTCGTATGAGATCTCCGATCAGATGATCGACGACCTGAAGACGATGAAGTATTCCAACCATGCGTCGAATCTGGGAGCGATCATCGCGAGGTGCCTGGCGAAGCGGTTTAGTGTACCTTCGCTGATCGCTGATCCAATCACTACGGATAATTTTACTGAGATCGCCAGGATATCTGGTGTGCCGGAGATACCACGCAAGTGCCGGGCGCACGCGCTGAATATCAAGGAAGTCTGTCGTCGAGAGGCGGCCAAACTGGGGAAGAAGCTGGAAGACGTGAACTATGTGGCCTGCCATATGGGGGGCGGAATCACGGTAGCGTCGCTTCAGGGTGCGAAGCTTATCGATGTAAATGATGCATTGCTGGGGATGGGGCCGTTTTCGCCGGACCGTTCCGGTGCATTGCCGATCGGTGGGTTGGTAAAACTTTGCTATTCCGGGAAGTTCACCGAGCAGGAGATGATTGACAAGTTGTCGAAAAAGTCCGGCCTCGTGGCATATATCGGCGTGGCGGATCTGATCGAGACAGAGAAGATGATCGATGCCGGCGACCAAAGAGCGTTGCTGCATTTCAATGCGATGGCGTATCAGATCGCCAAGGAGATAGGTTCCGCGGCGACAGTGTTATGCGGCAAATATGAAGCGATCGTCTTGACCGGCGGGATGGCGCACTCGAAGCGGCTGATCGATGAGATCTCGAAGCATGTCGCGTTCCTTGGAAAGGTGATTGCTGTGCCGGGGGAATTCGAGATGGAAGCATTGGCTGCGGCAGGGGTGCGGTATTTGACGGGGCAGGAAAAGCTGAAGACGTACTAA
- a CDS encoding DUF2059 domain-containing protein: MRFWLLVLFLSMLVLSTMAVSQSMKVVTRADEPTDAEIRELIRALDDFSAFQSVFAHQIPKTKRAFPDYPQEFWDKYSHFMDSDSAFLEIVVPLYRHHFTSKEVKEITKFYKTKTGQKLVKEIPSLTQETSKAIVEMQMRKMEDLVRRMGLPPIGASYRPETFEK; encoded by the coding sequence ATGAGATTCTGGTTGCTCGTCTTGTTTCTGTCGATGTTGGTTCTTTCGACAATGGCCGTCAGTCAATCAATGAAAGTGGTCACGCGGGCAGATGAACCCACAGATGCGGAGATAAGGGAGTTGATTCGAGCGTTGGATGATTTCAGCGCGTTTCAGAGCGTATTCGCACATCAGATTCCAAAGACGAAGAGGGCGTTTCCGGACTATCCGCAAGAATTCTGGGACAAATACTCACATTTCATGGATTCAGATTCGGCATTCCTGGAAATAGTCGTCCCATTATATCGCCACCACTTTACGTCCAAGGAAGTGAAAGAGATCACAAAATTCTATAAGACGAAAACGGGACAGAAGCTGGTGAAGGAAATCCCATCCTTAACGCAAGAAACTTCCAAAGCAATTGTCGAGATGCAGATGCGCAAGATGGAGGACCTGGTGCGAAGAATGGGCTTACCACCCATCGGGGCCTCTTATCGACCAGAAACCTTTGAAAAGTGA
- a CDS encoding phosphate butyryltransferase — protein MTSEPIHSSDALIARAIEIAKAGRKARVAVAAAQDVDVIDAMSQSEAEGFLAGILVGDKALIEQMATEHKIPIDRLEIIDEKNVTKAAHIAVKLASEGKADAIMKGFMPTSAVLKVVLDKQYGLRGTNTLSHCAVLDIPGYHKLLNFTDGGMVVKPDVEQKFQILENAVLVGRALGLSPVKVALSAASDRLSEKVPHTLSDMDTVLPMALEKLTDVVVQGPLSLDMATSRRAVEYQKVGGIVAGDADIYLVDSIEEGNIVSKALIQFADAIFAGVIVGAKVPVSLVSRTDTVKNKKASLALACVIADYYKQNNIFGGRN, from the coding sequence ATGACCTCTGAACCAATTCATTCATCCGATGCGTTGATCGCGCGAGCGATAGAGATCGCTAAAGCAGGTCGCAAAGCACGAGTGGCGGTCGCTGCCGCGCAGGATGTCGATGTTATCGACGCCATGTCGCAATCTGAGGCCGAAGGATTTCTCGCGGGGATCCTGGTCGGTGACAAAGCGCTGATCGAACAGATGGCCACCGAACATAAGATCCCGATTGATAGACTCGAGATAATTGACGAAAAAAACGTCACCAAGGCGGCGCATATCGCGGTGAAGCTTGCCTCCGAGGGGAAGGCGGATGCGATCATGAAGGGGTTCATGCCGACCTCGGCGGTTCTCAAAGTCGTTCTCGACAAGCAGTATGGGCTTCGCGGCACCAATACCCTCTCGCATTGCGCGGTGCTCGATATCCCAGGCTATCACAAACTGCTGAATTTCACCGATGGCGGGATGGTGGTGAAGCCGGATGTTGAGCAGAAATTCCAGATATTGGAGAATGCGGTGCTGGTGGGTCGGGCGCTTGGACTGTCACCGGTGAAAGTGGCGCTTTCAGCGGCATCGGATAGGCTTTCCGAAAAAGTGCCGCATACGTTGTCGGATATGGATACTGTGCTTCCTATGGCGTTAGAGAAGTTGACGGATGTGGTGGTGCAGGGGCCGCTGTCATTGGATATGGCGACCTCACGCCGTGCGGTCGAATACCAGAAGGTCGGTGGGATAGTGGCGGGGGATGCAGATATTTATCTGGTCGATTCGATCGAGGAGGGGAATATCGTCTCCAAAGCGTTGATTCAGTTTGCCGATGCGATCTTCGCGGGGGTGATTGTCGGGGCCAAGGTACCGGTGTCACTGGTCTCGCGCACTGATACGGTGAAAAACAAGAAAGCATCGCTGGCGCTGGCCTGTGTGATCGCGGACTACTACAAGCAGAACAACATCTTTGGCGGGAGGAATTGA
- a CDS encoding phosphate butyryltransferase, with amino-acid sequence MLPEVTIPEVHTYEQIFSRARERAGKIKIRAALVTPSEPDMLRALARMATEKLIDPILVGDAKLFEETCKENDIDFPDGEFIEAADPVQAVAKTAELMNSGRINLIVKGRILTGDLLKLLFLPESGFVQKERTVSHIAVLRPEKYPKLLLVTDGAVNVAPDLKTKLALVDNLIRVANAIGITTPRIALLAAVEVVYLQMPVTMEAAIIAKMSERGQIKGALVDGPLSFDVSVDMFAAHSKGVKTSPVAGQADGMVAPNLETANGIYKGMALYGNCRMGGLVIGGKLPIALGSRSDSWEGKFNSLLLGILTAPELAG; translated from the coding sequence ATGCTTCCCGAAGTGACCATTCCCGAAGTACACACGTACGAGCAGATATTCAGTCGTGCCCGCGAACGCGCCGGAAAGATCAAGATCCGCGCCGCGCTGGTTACGCCGAGTGAACCGGACATGCTGCGGGCACTGGCCCGAATGGCGACCGAGAAGTTGATCGATCCGATCCTGGTCGGCGATGCGAAACTGTTCGAAGAGACCTGCAAAGAAAATGATATCGATTTTCCCGATGGGGAGTTCATCGAAGCAGCCGATCCGGTTCAGGCGGTCGCGAAAACAGCGGAGCTGATGAACAGCGGGCGGATCAACCTGATCGTCAAGGGGCGCATCCTGACCGGCGATCTGCTAAAGTTGCTCTTTTTGCCGGAGAGCGGGTTTGTCCAGAAGGAGAGAACGGTCTCGCATATCGCAGTACTGAGGCCGGAGAAATACCCGAAACTGCTATTGGTCACGGACGGCGCAGTGAATGTCGCGCCTGATCTGAAGACAAAGCTTGCTCTGGTAGACAATCTAATCCGGGTGGCCAATGCGATTGGGATCACCACTCCGCGTATCGCGCTTTTGGCGGCGGTGGAAGTTGTGTATCTGCAGATGCCGGTGACGATGGAGGCGGCGATCATTGCCAAGATGTCGGAGCGGGGTCAGATCAAGGGGGCTTTGGTGGATGGTCCGTTGTCGTTTGATGTGTCTGTCGATATGTTTGCAGCCCACTCCAAAGGGGTGAAGACATCGCCGGTGGCAGGTCAAGCGGACGGAATGGTGGCGCCGAATCTCGAGACAGCTAATGGAATCTACAAGGGGATGGCGCTGTATGGGAATTGCCGGATGGGGGGGCTGGTGATCGGTGGTAAGCTTCCGATAGCGCTTGGTTCGCGTTCGGATAGCTGGGAAGGGAAGTTCAACTCGTTGTTATTGGGGATTTTGACCGCACCGGAACTGGCGGGGTAG
- a CDS encoding mannose-1-phosphate guanylyltransferase codes for MAGGKGERFWPLSRAKRPKQFLKLTSDKTMLEETIDRIKPLIPFENIRIVAGESMTEHIMTSLPGVTKQNVLTEPFGRDTCLAIGFAAIHLVQEDPEAVMVVLSADHLIRPPEKLVQILRDGAALATREERLITIGITPTRPETAYGYIKLGEPFVKTGETTIFAVSQFAEKPKAAVAQEYYFSRQYLWNSGMFIWSAKAILNAIATCLPDAHRQLIEYSKAIGTPNELNARKVLYDSASAISIDYAVLEKASNVLVMKGDIIWDDVGSWNSLERYKDRDSENNVLIGDSVVLETFETTVYNDAEGIIACIGLSDLVVVRSENITLVAHKTKASQVKELLAVLGKRNEWKKYL; via the coding sequence ATGGCCGGTGGTAAAGGGGAGCGGTTTTGGCCGCTGTCTCGCGCCAAACGACCCAAGCAGTTTCTGAAGTTGACCTCCGACAAGACAATGCTGGAGGAGACTATCGACCGGATCAAGCCGCTTATCCCGTTTGAGAATATCCGGATAGTGGCGGGCGAGTCGATGACCGAGCATATCATGACATCGCTCCCCGGAGTCACGAAACAGAACGTCCTGACCGAGCCGTTTGGCCGTGACACCTGCCTGGCGATCGGTTTTGCGGCGATCCATTTGGTTCAAGAGGATCCGGAAGCGGTCATGGTGGTTCTCTCGGCGGATCATCTGATTCGTCCACCGGAGAAGCTGGTGCAGATACTGAGGGATGGAGCCGCCCTGGCGACTCGTGAGGAGAGGTTGATCACGATTGGTATCACCCCGACTCGTCCTGAGACGGCGTATGGGTATATCAAACTGGGCGAGCCATTCGTCAAAACAGGGGAAACGACCATCTTTGCGGTTTCCCAGTTTGCGGAGAAGCCGAAAGCGGCAGTTGCGCAGGAGTATTATTTCAGCCGCCAGTACCTCTGGAATAGCGGGATGTTTATCTGGTCGGCCAAGGCAATTCTGAATGCGATCGCAACCTGTCTTCCCGATGCACACCGCCAGTTGATAGAATACAGTAAAGCAATCGGGACCCCGAACGAATTGAACGCTCGAAAGGTCCTATATGACAGTGCCTCGGCAATATCCATCGACTATGCCGTGCTGGAGAAAGCGAGCAATGTGCTGGTGATGAAAGGGGACATTATCTGGGATGATGTCGGGAGTTGGAATTCGCTCGAACGGTATAAGGATCGTGATTCGGAAAACAATGTCCTGATCGGGGACAGCGTGGTACTGGAGACATTCGAGACGACGGTTTATAACGATGCAGAAGGGATAATCGCCTGTATCGGGCTGTCAGATCTGGTGGTGGTCCGTTCTGAGAATATCACATTGGTTGCACACAAAACCAAAGCAAGCCAGGTAAAAGAGCTGTTGGCGGTGCTGGGTAAACGGAATGAGTGGAAGAAGTATCTATAA
- a CDS encoding SPOR domain-containing protein, whose translation MDEQPVAGEERPAQPVVQKSTKAKAESGPNPLSLAQDTIPISRQMAGKKSHGATRLVAPTKIYASGDELGADTLAAQVFRVQLGMIDTYSDARRALAVALEIFDQPVSLDYEVPYYKLRVGEFPTRKEAELYQQRARGAGYANAWVMVATVTAKQIEPVYPAVDSISPDSTR comes from the coding sequence ATGGATGAACAACCGGTAGCAGGCGAGGAGCGTCCCGCTCAACCGGTCGTCCAGAAATCGACAAAGGCGAAAGCGGAGAGTGGCCCGAATCCGTTGTCGCTGGCGCAGGATACGATCCCGATCAGTCGCCAGATGGCGGGCAAAAAGAGCCATGGCGCCACTCGGCTGGTAGCCCCAACCAAGATATATGCGAGTGGAGATGAACTTGGAGCCGATACTCTGGCGGCGCAGGTATTTCGTGTGCAGTTAGGGATGATAGATACGTATTCCGATGCTCGTCGTGCGCTGGCGGTGGCGCTGGAGATTTTCGACCAGCCGGTAAGTCTGGATTATGAGGTTCCGTACTACAAACTTCGAGTCGGTGAGTTCCCGACGCGCAAGGAAGCGGAATTGTATCAGCAGCGTGCCCGGGGCGCTGGTTATGCCAATGCGTGGGTGATGGTGGCGACGGTCACGGCCAAGCAGATCGAGCCGGTTTATCCTGCGGTCGACTCGATCAGCCCGGACAGTACTCGGTAG
- a CDS encoding threonylcarbamoyl-AMP synthase → MAQVCIEKISPDSPDIVLLREAARILSSGGLVVAPTETRYGLLARGESKEALAWLFEAKGRPEAMPTSLFVRNRSEIERFGEVTRLASRVIESFLPGPLTLVIRAKGVWEPQIVVNERIGLRWSSSSIIAGLLNETEFPITATSANISGRADAESITEIASAFGEKVNLYLDAGPLNGITSTVVDCTGEVPAILREGAISSERLLTSVKDMLPK, encoded by the coding sequence ATGGCGCAGGTTTGCATCGAGAAGATCTCGCCTGATTCCCCAGACATAGTTTTGCTTCGAGAAGCGGCCAGAATTCTGTCATCCGGCGGATTGGTGGTAGCGCCGACCGAGACACGGTACGGGCTGTTGGCTCGCGGGGAGAGCAAAGAGGCACTGGCCTGGTTGTTCGAGGCAAAGGGAAGACCGGAAGCGATGCCGACCTCGCTGTTTGTGCGGAACAGGAGCGAGATTGAGCGGTTTGGTGAGGTGACGCGGTTGGCTTCCCGGGTGATAGAGAGTTTTCTACCGGGTCCGCTCACATTGGTGATCAGGGCCAAAGGGGTGTGGGAGCCGCAAATTGTTGTGAATGAACGAATAGGACTCCGCTGGTCGTCTTCGAGTATAATAGCCGGGTTGTTAAATGAAACGGAATTCCCAATAACCGCAACCTCGGCAAATATCAGCGGGCGAGCCGATGCGGAGTCCATTACAGAGATTGCCTCGGCATTCGGGGAGAAGGTGAATCTTTACCTTGACGCCGGGCCGCTCAATGGGATAACATCGACAGTGGTTGACTGCACCGGGGAGGTACCGGCGATCCTCCGGGAAGGGGCGATCAGCAGTGAAAGATTACTTACAAGCGTGAAAGATATGCTACCGAAATGA
- a CDS encoding low molecular weight protein arginine phosphatase: MNDLFTILFVCTGNTCRSPMAEAAMRMLLEKRRPGKIRVVSAGTGAASGFPATMYANEAVKIWSCDLSKHKSRQLTRGLIEEADLIFGMTPDHVKEVLRMTPSASERTFLLKNFPTNGTKGEPVEDPIGQTLERYNETFLEIGEYLGKHLEEIVKRIDEKIPA, from the coding sequence ATGAACGATCTATTTACCATACTCTTTGTTTGCACGGGCAATACGTGTCGATCGCCTATGGCCGAGGCCGCAATGCGCATGTTGCTGGAAAAGAGGCGGCCCGGCAAGATTCGGGTCGTATCGGCTGGGACCGGCGCGGCCAGTGGTTTTCCGGCCACAATGTACGCCAATGAGGCAGTCAAAATTTGGTCATGTGACCTTTCCAAACATAAGTCGCGGCAGTTGACTCGTGGGCTGATCGAAGAGGCCGACTTGATCTTTGGGATGACACCGGATCATGTCAAGGAAGTGCTTCGGATGACCCCATCGGCATCCGAGCGGACCTTTCTGCTGAAGAATTTCCCGACCAATGGGACCAAAGGGGAGCCGGTCGAGGACCCGATCGGGCAGACCCTCGAACGATACAACGAAACATTTCTTGAGATCGGCGAGTATTTGGGCAAACATCTGGAAGAGATTGTAAAACGGATAGATGAAAAAATACCTGCCTAA
- a CDS encoding DUF3108 domain-containing protein — protein sequence MKKYLPKGRRAVSRTMVLLSFAGMVAVATYFLTASVGSADASTTDADSLNTTDRFVDNVAFGIGEKLSFDVNYGFINAGTASMEVVKMIEYKGRQAYQIQTRALSNSFFSSIYRVEDEVESIIDADALFSWFFQKKLREGNYRADKSYEFDQTGHVVYYEKDTLPIAPFAQDALSALYYVRTQNLEVGKSVWVDSFVDGKSYKMEVKVLRKETIKVEAGSFDCIVVEPLTQTVGVFKNEGRLTVWMTDDRLKMPVLMKSKVLVGSISAELTDFILGEIREF from the coding sequence ATGAAAAAATACCTGCCTAAAGGTCGCCGTGCCGTTTCCCGAACCATGGTCCTGCTCTCGTTTGCGGGGATGGTGGCGGTTGCGACCTATTTCCTGACAGCCTCAGTCGGCAGCGCGGATGCCTCGACGACCGACGCCGACAGCCTCAATACCACCGATCGATTCGTTGACAATGTTGCTTTTGGGATCGGGGAGAAGCTGTCATTTGACGTCAATTACGGGTTCATCAACGCCGGGACCGCCAGTATGGAAGTGGTCAAGATGATCGAGTACAAAGGGCGGCAGGCATACCAGATCCAGACGCGGGCCTTGTCCAATTCTTTCTTCTCGAGTATTTACCGGGTGGAAGATGAGGTTGAGTCGATAATTGACGCTGACGCGCTGTTCAGTTGGTTCTTCCAGAAGAAGCTTCGCGAGGGGAATTACCGAGCTGATAAGTCGTACGAGTTCGATCAGACGGGCCATGTGGTCTACTACGAAAAGGATACACTCCCGATCGCCCCGTTTGCGCAGGACGCGCTGTCGGCACTGTACTATGTCCGGACGCAGAATCTGGAGGTAGGGAAATCGGTTTGGGTCGATAGTTTTGTGGACGGCAAAAGCTACAAGATGGAAGTCAAGGTACTTCGCAAGGAGACGATCAAGGTCGAGGCGGGGAGTTTTGATTGCATTGTGGTGGAGCCATTGACCCAAACGGTCGGGGTGTTCAAGAATGAGGGGAGGTTAACTGTCTGGATGACAGACGATCGCCTCAAAATGCCGGTTCTGATGAAATCCAAAGTCCTGGTGGGTTCCATTTCTGCTGAACTGACTGATTTCATACTGGGTGAAATTCGGGAATTCTAG
- the ftcD gene encoding glutamate formimidoyltransferase: MAKLIECVPNFSEGRRPEVIKAICDAITSVPGVTLLDSEMDGDHNRAVVTFVCHPDQVVEAAFQGYAKAAELIDMTTHHGEHPRMGACDVCPFIPLSDVSIEDAIELANKLGKRVGEELKIPVYLYEDAATSTKRKNLANIRIGEYEGIRDSIETDDTRTPDYGPRKMNLRSGSTAIGVRFPLVAFNVYLGTNNKEIADKIADAVRSLTGGYRFVKALGFNIKERNQVQISMNLVNYTKTPIFRVFETIKAEADRYGVPVTSSEVIGLVPNDALVAVSDYYLRLEKFSKNQILEEKLKMAGPSGVSGTATEPVESFYDQVASSSPAPGGGSVSAALGSLAACLAAMVCRLTVGKKKYETVKAELTEVRDQADLLRKELEQLVETDKEAFNSVMDAFKLPKSTDEQIAARDKAIQAATVTATTVPLTVMKKSVQALEFALVVAEKGNENSISDAGVAGLAGQAALRGASYNVRINLKNLSDQTFVTRTREEMTSLRQRGDDLAARIATVVEGKL; the protein is encoded by the coding sequence ATGGCGAAATTGATCGAGTGTGTCCCCAATTTTTCAGAGGGGAGACGCCCCGAAGTAATCAAAGCGATCTGCGATGCGATCACTTCCGTGCCTGGTGTTACACTCCTTGATTCTGAGATGGACGGCGACCACAACCGGGCGGTGGTGACGTTTGTCTGTCATCCCGACCAGGTTGTCGAAGCCGCGTTCCAGGGGTATGCCAAGGCGGCTGAGTTGATCGATATGACAACTCACCATGGAGAGCACCCGAGGATGGGGGCCTGCGATGTCTGTCCATTCATTCCGCTTTCGGATGTCTCCATTGAAGATGCGATCGAACTCGCCAATAAACTTGGCAAGCGGGTCGGCGAAGAGCTGAAGATACCGGTCTATCTTTATGAAGATGCAGCCACCAGCACGAAGCGGAAGAATCTGGCGAATATCCGGATCGGTGAGTACGAAGGGATCCGTGACTCCATAGAGACCGATGATACGCGTACTCCGGACTATGGGCCGCGGAAAATGAATCTGCGATCCGGTTCTACCGCGATCGGTGTTCGCTTTCCGCTGGTCGCCTTTAATGTCTATCTGGGGACAAACAACAAAGAGATCGCCGATAAGATCGCGGATGCTGTCAGATCGCTGACCGGGGGGTATCGATTTGTTAAGGCGCTTGGATTCAATATCAAAGAGCGAAACCAGGTTCAGATATCGATGAACCTGGTGAACTATACCAAGACACCGATCTTCCGCGTCTTTGAGACGATCAAGGCCGAGGCGGACCGGTATGGTGTGCCGGTGACTTCATCCGAAGTGATCGGGCTGGTGCCAAATGATGCGCTGGTTGCGGTTTCGGACTATTACCTGCGATTGGAGAAGTTCAGCAAAAATCAGATCCTCGAGGAGAAATTGAAGATGGCGGGGCCATCTGGCGTATCGGGAACTGCGACTGAACCGGTCGAGAGTTTTTATGACCAGGTGGCATCATCATCTCCTGCGCCTGGAGGTGGCTCGGTTTCGGCGGCACTTGGTTCGTTGGCCGCCTGTCTGGCGGCGATGGTTTGCCGTTTGACGGTAGGAAAAAAGAAATACGAAACGGTCAAAGCGGAGTTGACCGAAGTCCGCGATCAGGCGGATCTGCTGAGGAAGGAACTTGAGCAGTTGGTTGAAACCGACAAAGAAGCATTCAATTCGGTCATGGATGCATTTAAGCTGCCAAAGAGCACAGATGAACAGATAGCCGCTCGGGATAAGGCGATACAGGCAGCGACAGTGACAGCGACCACCGTGCCGCTCACGGTGATGAAAAAGTCGGTTCAGGCACTTGAGTTTGCTCTCGTGGTGGCAGAGAAGGGGAATGAAAACTCGATCTCTGATGCCGGTGTGGCAGGTCTGGCAGGACAGGCCGCGCTGAGAGGGGCATCGTACAATGTCCGGATCAACCTGAAGAACCTGTCCGATCAGACCTTTGTGACCAGGACCCGTGAAGAGATGACCAGTTTACGTCAGCGAGGGGATGATCTGGCGGCCCGGATCGCCACAGTGGTTGAGGGCAAACTGTAG
- a CDS encoding PHP domain-containing protein — protein MHTTCSDGLLSPEALMQNVRKSGVAAFSVTDHDDINGYLACREMLTPSDPELIPGVELSVSVGEDDVHMLAYLFDPENEEFSAALANFKEKRNLRGRMIVEKLQQAGLDVPFHAVEETAGGAVIGRPHIAETMHRLRTVSSYQEAFDRYIKKDGPAYVPKAFFEPGEAISMVHRAGGITVLAHPMIDNMLRHLETLISLGLDGIEVRHPSNSQSDVDRLSKIAARDGLLRSGGSDFHGREGRHGYVGSQHVPIEFLDIMKQKLRNSRGQN, from the coding sequence ATGCACACAACCTGCTCGGACGGCTTGCTGTCGCCTGAGGCGCTCATGCAAAATGTCCGCAAGTCGGGGGTGGCCGCATTCTCGGTGACCGACCATGACGATATCAACGGCTACCTGGCGTGCAGGGAGATGCTTACGCCATCTGACCCGGAGTTGATCCCCGGGGTAGAGCTATCGGTATCGGTTGGGGAGGATGATGTGCATATGTTGGCCTACCTTTTCGACCCGGAGAATGAAGAATTTTCGGCCGCTTTGGCCAATTTCAAGGAAAAGCGGAATCTCCGTGGCCGGATGATTGTAGAAAAGCTGCAGCAAGCGGGCCTGGACGTCCCGTTCCATGCTGTGGAAGAGACCGCCGGGGGGGCGGTGATCGGACGACCCCACATCGCCGAGACGATGCACCGATTGAGAACAGTTTCCAGTTATCAAGAAGCATTCGACCGCTATATCAAGAAAGATGGACCAGCCTACGTGCCAAAAGCATTTTTCGAACCGGGTGAGGCGATCAGCATGGTTCACCGTGCGGGCGGCATTACGGTGCTGGCGCATCCGATGATCGACAATATGCTGAGACACCTGGAGACGCTCATTTCGCTTGGTCTTGACGGGATCGAGGTGCGGCACCCCAGTAATTCTCAGTCAGATGTTGACCGTTTGAGCAAGATCGCGGCCCGTGACGGCCTGCTGCGCAGCGGCGGTTCGGATTTTCATGGACGCGAGGGGCGGCATGGATATGTCGGATCGCAGCATGTACCGATCGAGTTCCTTGATATCATGAAACAGAAGCTCCGTAACTCCCGAGGTCAGAATTGA
- a CDS encoding HDIG domain-containing protein yields the protein MRRVAEHLGEDPAYWGLVGLLHDLDYNETKNDEHYHTYLTAEWLSPYNLPEEMLYAIHAHPGHVPCKSKLDWALYAVDPTTGFLAACAMMHPEKKLSVVDSDFMVRRFKEKRFAAGATRENIAACSNLGIELDQFLLLVREGMLRISNELGL from the coding sequence ATGCGACGGGTGGCGGAGCATCTGGGAGAAGATCCAGCCTATTGGGGGTTGGTTGGGCTGCTGCACGACCTTGATTACAACGAAACCAAGAACGACGAACATTACCACACCTATCTGACGGCCGAATGGTTGTCGCCCTATAATCTGCCGGAAGAGATGTTGTATGCGATCCATGCGCATCCCGGCCATGTACCGTGCAAGTCGAAGCTCGACTGGGCTCTTTACGCGGTTGATCCGACGACCGGTTTTCTTGCGGCTTGTGCGATGATGCACCCGGAGAAAAAGCTGTCGGTGGTTGACTCGGATTTCATGGTTCGTCGATTCAAGGAAAAACGCTTTGCCGCCGGCGCGACGCGCGAGAACATTGCCGCCTGTTCAAATCTGGGGATAGAACTGGATCAATTTCTCCTGCTGGTCAGGGAGGGGATGCTGCGGATCTCGAACGAGCTGGGTCTGTGA